The following coding sequences are from one Humulus lupulus chromosome X, drHumLupu1.1, whole genome shotgun sequence window:
- the LOC133806876 gene encoding uncharacterized protein LOC133806876, which produces MRQPPPPTNTTENGANSSASIPPSNFPHRERPTLEYANKPYLMGNGDYLSLILASPPLTDTNFQQWARDLKILVGAKNKYGFPIWSLPQLPPDHHLFDSWNRCNQIVMSWVIHSVSPEIKSSIMFIDIAAAMWTELNNRFNQGNDPRIFEFQESLIILHQGDDSVSAYFTKLKAIWDEIHELQPHTPCTCVVVVNSLENVL; this is translated from the coding sequence ATGCGCCAACCTCCACCTCCGACCAACACCACAGAAAATGGAGCCAACAGCTCTGCATCAATTCCTCCATCAAATTTTCCCCATCGTGAACGACCTACCCTAGAATATGCAAACAAACCCTACTTAATGGGCAATGGAGATTACTTGAGCTTGATTCTTGCATCCCCTCCATTGACGGACACCAATTTTCAACAATGGGCCCGTGATTTAAAGATCTTAGTCGGTGCCAAGAACAAATATGGCTTCCCCATTTGGTCTCTTCCTCAACTTCCTCCTGACCATCACCTGTTTGATTCTTGGAACAGATGCAATCAAATAGTTATGTCCTGGGTTATTCACTCGGTGTCTCCAGAAATCAAAAGCAGTATTATGTTCATTGATATAGCTGCTGCAATGTGGACCGAGTTAAACAATCGATTCAATCAAGGAAACGACCCTCGCATCTTTGAGTTTCAGgaatctctcatcattcttcaTCAAGGAGATGATTCTGTTAGTGCATACTTCACCAAGCTCAAAGCAATTTGGGATGAAATTCATGAACTTCAACCACACACACCCTGTACTTGTGTGGTTGTTGTTAATAGTCTTGAGAACGTGTTGTAG